The Nitrospira lenta DNA window ATCGTTTGAGACCGGCAATGCCGTGCGAAGGGTCGTCTGAGAAAGGGGGTTAAACAACACCAGCATGGACGTGACCTGCCCGTCACCGGCGGCCAACGGAAATGCTTGGCGCATCCCACAGGCCGTTCCATCGCCTTCCGTCCCGCACGAAATAGACTGGACGTCCGGCGTTTCAAACACTTTTGTCGCCGGGCAGGCGCCGCAGGGATCGGTCCGCTGCGCAAACGCCTGATAGCACTTCGCCTGATGCGCATCCGCGTCACCGGGCTCACGATTCGTCCACGCCGACGAATTCGCATAGACAATATTGAACTCGCGATCCACTACCGCCACGCGATCGGATATCCCACCTGCCAGCTGCCGAATCGCTTCGACCCTCGCGACAAGAATAGGATCACTGAACGATGGAACCGCGCACACCTCTGGCTGAGATCCGGCCATCTCTATACTCCATTTAGATTCTCGAGAACGTTAACACACGATTGCCGTGGCCACGCCACGCTAGAACACCTGCTGACTCCCGGCCCCGAGCAGTTGCTTCACGCAGGACCTCAGCTCTGCCAGATGCACCGGCTTGCTGAAATACCTCGTCGCACCGGCTCGAAACACCTTCGCCTTCACCTGTTCATCGCCGAATGCTGTCATGACGACGATAGGGCAATGCGGGACGATCGCTCTGAGACGATTGATATAGTCGACCCCGCCAGCAGCCAAATGAATCTCCGTCAGAATCAAGTCCGGCACCGCCCGGAGGATCACATGACACGCCTCCTCCCCGTCTCCGGCTTCCCGAAGGACATACCCTTCGCTCCACAAACCGTCACGAAGAAGGCTGCGCATCTCTCCGTCATCGTCCACCACCAGTACAGTCGGCTTACCCTCTCCCACGAGGACACCTTCCTTAACAGTTTTTTGTCACCGCACAGTCGTTCGTCTTGGGGGAAGTCGCAAGGACAATGCCATTGCGCCAACTCGCAGCCACAGACGAATCAGGCTATTTTAGAGGGCATTCGCGACGAACGATTTGCCCGCGATCGCAGGCTGAAGAGAAACACCCCAACATACGTACATTCGGCTGTTGCAAGATGCCCCAACCAAGGCGAGAGGTGACGGCACGCACTATCCGCTTTTCGGCAAGAGAATCGTAAACGTGGTGCCCTGACCTTCCTGGCTTTCAGCGACAATCGAACCGTGATGCTCTTCAATAATCCCTTTCACCACCGTAAGCCCTAACCCCGTTCCCTTGCCAAACTCTTTGGTCGTAAAGAACGGGGTAAACACTTTGGCGATCACCGCCTGAGGAATCCCGTGGCCAGTATCCGCCACAGTGAGCTTGACCATATCGTCAGCCGGGACCATCCCGATACGGAGTTGCCCGCCGTCCGGCATTGCGTGAATGGCATTCATGATGAGATTGATGAGTACCTGATTCATTTGATCAGCATCCGCCTGCACTCTGGGACAGGCCTCATCCAGCTGCATCTCGACCTGCACCCGGCTTTTCACAAGCCGCTCCTGAAACATTTCGACGCTGTTTTCGATGACATCCCGCAAGAACAACGGGCCGCGCTCAGACGGTTTGCGCCGAGCAAAGGCCAGGAGCTGATTCATGACGCGCGTAATGCGTTCCACCTGCGCCACAATCGTTTGCAAACCCCTCTTGACCGTCTCATCCGTCACGCGATCCATCAGGTATTCCGCGCGGCCTAGAATGACATTCATGGGCGTCCCAATCTCATGCGCCATCCCGGAGGCGACCGTTCCGAGCTCCGCGATGCGCTCGGTCTTGCGTAGCCGCTCCTGCAGCCGTTTCCGTTCACTGATATCGCGCAGCATCGCCAAAATCGCCGGCCCCTCTTCGTCGGAAAATCCGGCCGAGCTGACCTCGACATCCATCGGCGTGCCGTCCTGCTTGACGATGCGCTCCTCAACCATCGGAGTCACCTGGCTGCCACCGAGCAGCGCATGGGCCCGCTCGCGCATCGCGTCATGGCATTCCGGATGAAAGAGTTCGAAAGGCGATCTCCCGACGATTTCCTCGGCCTTCACCGCGCCGAACAGTTTCAGCGCCTGATCGTTGGCAAAAATGATCCGATCGGCCCGGACCACAAGGATGCCATAGGGCGACACCGCAACCAGACGCCGATAGCGCTCTTCGCTCTGCCGGATCAGATGCTCCACCCTCTTACGAGCGGTCACATCCTGCGTGGTCCCGACCACACGAGTCACCCGAAAACCCTGTCCGGCTCCGTCGAAAAACGCCTGTGCCCGCACCACCATCCAGCGCACTTCCCCGTCGGGATACTGCATCCGGTACTCCGACGTAAACCGGGCATCCGGCGCGTCCGGCCGATGCGTCGACGTCATCAACTCCTGCAAGGCATGAGCGTCATCGGGATGCACGCAGGCGATCATCGTTCCGAGCGACACGCCGGTCCCACACCGATAGATCGCCTGGGCCCGGGCATCCAGCTGCACCAGACCTGTCGCCACATCATGCTCCCACGCCCCGAGCTGGCCGGCTTCAAGGGCCAGCCGGGATCGTTCTTCGATTCCCCGCAACTGCTCTTCGGCCCGCAGCCGCTCCGCAATGTCTCGGAGAATGACGGTATAGAGCGTCTTACCTTCCACGACGATATGGGAAATCGCCGCTTCGACCGGAAACTCTTCGCCGTTCGCGCGAAGCCCCATCACCTTCCCGAGTTGCCCCATTTTCCGGCTCGTCACGCGAGATCGTCCGAACTCCTCCACATGATGCCGATGGGCATCTCTAAATCGCGCGGGCAGAAACTTGTCTACCGATTGACCAATCGCTTCACGGGCAGGGCACTGAAACATCCGCTCAGCGGCCTCGTTGAATAACAGAACCTGCATCCGTTCATCGCTGGTGATAATGGCGTCCATGGCAGACTGGACAATTCCGTCCAATCGAAGACTGCTGAGCAGGAGTTCTCGGGCGGCTTGGGACTCGCGGTGAATCGCGCCGGTCGCACTGGCTTCCGCCAGCTCACGCGCCGCCACCGCCGCTTTGCGGCCAGCCTCTGCCTGTGCTTGCGCGGCCCGGGCGCCGACGAGCTGACTCTGCACCTGCCTCTGCCGAACAATGATCCAGGTGACCCCCCACATGATCATCAGGCCGAACGCACGATTCATCAACGCCACCGCCGGGTGAATGTCGCGCGGCGAGAAGTACCCACCCAGGGCGGTCAACAGGGTGACCGCCGCGACAAAATTGTAGGCGTCACGATCCCGAAGCGATTGCAGGGTCATCACGAGAGGAATGAAATACAACAGCCAGTCCGCCCATCCCAACGGGGTCAGGAGATCCAGACCAAAGATCGAGAGAGTGAGCAGGAGAATAGCCCCTGCTTTCAGGCGAGTGGAGGTGTCGAGTGGCGGGCTCACGAGGGCCTTGGACCGGCGTGCATGGTGAACGACAGTCTACTCGTGAGTCTTCGCTTCTTCAATCTCACCGAGCTTGCGGTAGAGGGTCTTCCGGTCGATGCCCAACGCCTGCGCAGCCTGGTACTTGTTCCCGCCGGTTTTATCGAGAATCTTCTTGATGTACTCCTGCTCGATCTCATGCAGCGGCAGCATCTTTTCCGCGGCTTCGTCGAGCACCCGCCGGTCCCCGCGAGCGCCCTGCACCGCCAGCGGCAGGTCGTCCGGCGCAATCTTCTCACCGCGATGGAGCGTCACGGCCCGCTCCACCACATTTTCCAGCTCTCGCACATTGCCCGGCCAGCTGTAGTCCATCAACATCGCCAGAGCCGATTCACTGACCCCCTTCACTTCTTTGTGCCGAACCTCCGCACATTTCTTGAGAAAGGCTTCCACTAGGATGGGAATATCCTCCCGGCGATCCCGCAACGGCGGCAACACGACTTCAATGACATTGAGTCGATAGAACAAGTCATCACGAAACCGCTTTGCCTTCACCTCCTCCGCAAGATGCAGATTGGTGGCGGCAATGATGCGGACATCCACCGCGATCGGCTTATTGGCGCCGACTCGGCGGATTTCCTTTTCCTGAATGGCGCGCAGGATTTTCGCCTGGAGCATAATCGGCAACTCGCTGATTTCATCGAGAAAGAGCGTGCCCTTTTGCGCCTCCTCGAACAGCCCGCGCTTGTCCGACTTCGCGTCGGTGAAGGCCCCGCGCATGTGACCGAAGAGCTCGCTTTCCAACAACTGTTCGGGAATCGCGGCGCAGTTCACCGGAACGAACGGCGCATCCTTGCGATCGCTGTTGTAATGAATGGCCTTCGCCACCAGTTCTTTTCCCGTTCCACTCTCCCCGGTGATCAACACATTGGTCGGACTATCCGCGACGCGGCGGATCAGATCGAACACCGCCTGAATCGCTTTGCTCTTTCCGAGAATGTGATGAAAGCTGTATTCCTTGTGCACTTCTTTCCGCAGCCGGCTTACCTCGCGCCGAAGAGCGGATTCCCGCACGGCGCGTTCCACCACACGAATAATCTCCTCCGTCTTCACCGGCTTCGTGAGGTAATCGCTCGCGCCTCGCTTCATCGCTTCCACGGCGGTTTCGACGGACCCGAACGCGGTCATGAGGATGACGCCGATATCGGGATACAGCCGTTTGATCTCGAGCAACAATTCTGTCCCCAACATCCCCTTCATTCTCAAATCGGTGAGCACAACGGCAAAATCTTCTCCGGCCAAGAGCTTCAGCGCCTCCTGCCCGCTTCCCGCCGTCGCAATCTGATGGCCGCGATCCTTGAGTACATCAAAGACCAACTCGCGCATCTCGGCATCATCATCGACGACCAGCACTGCGCCCCATTCTTCCGTCATGCTCGACTCCTTCTTGTCGTCATCACTGAGACAGCCTAATCCTGCCGTCGCGTTCGCTTCAAGCCACAAATGCCCCCAAAGGCCACACTGCAACCGCTCCCCATTGAGGGGAAATGCCACAGTGACACCCTATTTAAAGGGACTAAGACAAACTCAGCTCTGTCTTAAGCAAAGCCGGGACCAATCGAAGCGCATTCAAGAAAGGAGAGATACGCGGACGCCATCGGAGCCGTCAGACCTCGAAGAAATCCACACGGGCTCTATTTGAATTGAGGAAAGTGATTTGGTGGAGGGCAGGGGAGTTGAACCCCCGACCCCTACGTTGCGAACGTAGTGCTCTCCCAACTGAGCTAGCCCCCCACCTGGCGGAACAGAAGACACGAGCCGCGAATCCCGCAGGGTTGGTTGCGCATGAGCGCGCACACTCGATGCTGCGGTAGAAGAACGGGGAGGAAGTATGGCTCGCGTCCCCTTAGCAGCCGGATTATACACAACCAGTCCGCGAGTCTCTACAGGAAGTTCACTTGCGGACGATCATTCAGCAACAAAGGCTATGACGGGCCGATGACGGCTTCCCCGACCGGTTTCCCCTGCTCAATGAATACCCGACGCCCCTCTACGCGCAGCCGGCCTTCGGCGAAAAGCTGCACGGCTCTGGGATAGAGTTTGTGCTCCTGCACCAGAATCCGCGCGGCCAACGTCTCGGGCGAGTCGTCATCCAAGATCGGCACGGCGGCCTGCAAAATAATCGGCCCTTCGTCGACCCCTTCGGTCACAAAATGAACGGTGCAACCCGCCAATTTGCATCCCCACTCAATGGCTTTCTTCTGCACATCCAATCCCGGGAATGACGGCAACAACGACGGATGGATGTTCATCATCCGGTTGGCATAGGCATTCACCAACACGGCTGTGACAATTTTCATGTAGCCGGCCAGCAACACCAACTCCACATCATGTTGCTGCAAGATGGCTAGAAGCGCCCGATCATAGGCTTCACGGCTGTCGGGCTGCCCGGCAAACGGCTTGGGATCGACAAAGAGATCCTTGAGCCCGTGTTTCCTGGCCCGTTCCAGCGCCACGGCATCTTTTTTATTGCTGACGACCGCGACGATGGTCGCCTGAACCAGATTGGCTTCAATGCTATCGATGATGGCTTGGAGGTTGGATCCACGCCCCGATGCGAGGACGGCCACTCGAAGAGGAGCCGTTCTTTTACCCGACATACTCCACCTGTGGATCTGTCTCAGTGCCGGCGACGATTTCACCGATCACATAGCCCTGATCGCCCAACGCCTTCGCCCGCGCAATGACGGCGTCCGCCGATCCGGCGGGGACCACGAGGATCAATCCGATCCCCATGTTAAACACACGATACATCTCATCTCGCTCGACGGAACCCAGCCGGCTGATCAGCGAACAGATCGGCGGCACGACCCAGCGATCCCGGTGGATCCGCGCCCGCACGCCGGCCGGGAAGACGCGCGGCAGATTTTCGGTGATCCCGCCGCCCGTAATGTGCGCGATGCCCTTGATGGGATATTCCTGAATGAGCGCCAGTATCTGCTTGGCATAAATTCTGGTCGGAACCAGCAGGGCTTCGCCGACGGTCGTCGTGAGTTCCGGCACGCGGCTGGTCACGGTAAGCTTGGCCTGCTCGAACAACACCCGCCGCGCCAACGAATAGCCATTGCTGTGCAGCCCGGAAGATGCGAGCCCGATGATGACATCACCCGGCGCAATCGACCGGCCGTCGATAATCTTCGGGCGGTCCACGACGCCCACGGCAAAGCCAGCGAGGTCGTACTCCCCGTTTCCATACATCGACGGCATCTCGGCCGTTTCGCCTCCGATGAGCGCGCACCCGGCCTGGCGGCAGCCCTCGGCAATGCCCTTCAGCACTTCTTGTGCTTTGGGAACAGACAATTTCCCCGTGGCGAAATAGTCGAGGAAGAAGAGCGGTTCAGCGCCGCTGACGGCGATATCGTTCACACACATCGCCACGAGATCGATGCCGATCGTGTCGTGCTGATCCATGAGAAAGGCCACTCTGAGCTTGGTCCCGACGCCATCGGTGCCGGAGACCAGTACCGGATCTTCATACTTCTTGGCCTGGAGGCGGAACAGTCCACCGAAGCCGCCAAGATCGGTCAGCACTTCCGGACGAAAGGTCGACCGGACAAGCGGCTTAATGCGATCGACAAACTCGTCGCCCGCATCGATATCTACACCTGAGTCGCGATAGGTCGTCATAAGAGGGACGCATCTTATACGGAGCGTCTTGCGAGGGTCAACGCAGTAGTTGGAGAGCCCATTCCCCCGCCATATAAACCACGCAAACAGCGGGGACGTCCACGATACGGCGACGGGCCGTTTTTTAGGCAGGCTCTGGCTTATTCCCCAACGAGCTAGACTTCCGGGCGCATCTCCACTTCAAGCAGCTTAATCTTGCGATGGAGATGACTGCGCTCGATCTGAAGATCTTCGGCCGTCCGCGAGATATTCCAATGGTGCTCGCGCAGCTTTCGGCCGATATAGTCCTTCTCGAACGCATTCCTGGCATCGCGCAAGGAATCATAGGATTTCGTCAGCAACGGGCTGTTCCCCTGAGCACTGGCCGCCGCGCTCTGGCTGCTCCCCCGCCCCTGTAGCGACATCGCCGCCTGCGGCGCATCGATCACCGTTCCCGGCACCATGATCATCAGACGCTCAATGAGATTGCGCAATTCGCGAATGTTGCCGGGCCATTCATACTGCTGGAAGACCGTCATCGCCTCGGGTGTCACTTCTTTGATACGCAGCCCCTGCTCCTCGGCATGAATCTTCATGAAATGCCGAACCAGCGCAGGAATGTCTTCGCGGCGTTCCCGCAACGGCGGCACAATGATCGGCACGACGTTCAGGCGGTAATACAGATCTTCACGGAACGTCCCCTTGGCGATTTCTTTTTCCAAATCTTTGTTCGATGCCGCCAGCACCCGCACGTCCACCTTCATCAACTTCCCGCCGCCGACCCTGGTGAACTGCTGTTCTTGGAGTGCGCGCAGCACCTTGGCCTGCGTGTTCAAGCTCATGTCGGCGATCTCATCTAGAAATAACGTCCCGCCGTCGGCCTGTTCGAATTGCCCCCGCTTCATCGAGGTCGCGCCGGTAAACGATCCCTTTTCATGGCCGAACAATTCACTTTCAATCAACGTCTCGGGAATAGCAGCGCAGTTCACCGCCACGAACGGATGCTCGACCCTGGCGGAGTGCGTATGAATTGCGCGCGCCACCAGCTCTTTGCCCGTCCCATTCTCCCCGCCGATCAAGACTCGGCTGTTGGTGGGGCCGGCTGTTTCAATCAGCTGCCGTAGTTGCTGCATGACGGACGATTGGCCGACGAGTTCGAACTTCCGTTGGACCTTCGTCTTGAGCGTCCGGTTTTCCTGTTCCAACCGATATTGATCGAGCGCGTGCTTCACGCGGAGCGTGACATTTTCCAGGGACAGCGGCTTTTCGATGTAGTCGTACGCCCCCAGCTTAATCGCCCTGACCGCTGTCTCGATGGAGCCATGCCCCGACATCATCATGACCTGGGCCGTCGGCACGAATTCTTTCACCCGTTTCAGAGTCTCCAATCCATCCAGCTCCGGCATCCAAATATCCAAGATCATGAGGTCCGGCGGATCCGTCGTATAGATCTTCAAGGCCTCAATGCCGCTGCCGGCGACGGAAACGTCATACCCCTCATCCTCAAGGATGCTCCGCAATGACGTTAAAATAGCGGCTTCGTCGTCGACGATTAAGATCGATGCTGACATGCGTCCCCCGTAATACGTGAATCCCGCTTCACCTGACCGCCCATTCCTCGTGGCTCCTACACCGGCAGATCGAAGGTAAACACCGCGCCCTTCGGTTGATTATTCGACGCCTGAATCTGGCCGTCGTGATCGGTGATGATCCGGCGCACAATCGCCAGCCCCAGCCCCGTCCCGGTTTTCTTCCGCGTAAAATATGGCACAAAGAGCTTCTCTTGATCTTCGAGCGTAATCCCGATGCCTTCGTCGGCCACGCTCACGATCGCGCGCTTGCGTTTGGTGTCATATTTCGTACTGACCCATACACGCCCCGTATGATTCATCGCCTGAATGGCATTATCAAATAAATTCACACAGACCCGCTTGAGCTGTTCACGGTCGAAGTTGAGCACCGGAAGATCTTCATCCAACTCGACGCAGAAGGCGATGTCCTTATGCGCCGCACGGTACAGCGTGAGCACTTCCTCAATCACCTCATTGAGCGACTGCCGGGCCATCTGCGGCGCAGGCAGGCGGGCGAACTTCGAGAACTCGTCCACCATATGCTTCAAGCTGCCCACCTCGGTCACGATCACATTGGTGGCCTCATCAAAAATCTTGTCGAAGTCCGGGGACTTCTCGAAAAACTTCTTCCGCAAGCGCTGCGCGGAGAGTTGGATCGGCGTGAGCGGATTCTTGATCTCGTGCGCCACGCGGCGGGCGACTTCCTGCCAGGCCGCGACTTTCTGCGCCTTGATCAATTCCGTGAGGTCGTCGAAGATCAACACGTACCCGAGGTCTTTATTCGCCTCATCCCGCATACGCGACCCGTTCAGCCTGATTTTCACGGGCTTGCCTTGCACATCCACTTGCCCTTCCAGCGACCAGTCGTCCCGGGCATCGGCTTGCATCCGGTCGTAGACCGCTTGAAACACATCCAGGCCGAATTCTTTAAAGACCTCGTTTGCCGGACGATCCCGGATCCGGTCGGCGGACAACCCGAGAATCCGCTCGCCGGAAGGATTGAATGTCGTGATGATGCCGTTGCGGTCGATCGACAGCAATCCGGCGGCAATCGTCTCCACCACGGTTTCGATATAGGCCCGGCGGCGATCCAGTTCGACGTTCGTTTGCCGCAACGAGCGGTTGGCATCTTCCAACTTGAACTTGCTGCCTTGCAAGTCCCCGGTCATCCGGTTGAAGGACTCGATCAATGTTCCGATTTCATCGGTCGCTTTGGCATCGATCTTCACCGACAGGTCGCCTTGCGCCACCGCCTCGGTCGCTTCGGCCAGGCGCTGAATCGGCACCGTAATACTGCGGGCGACATAAAATCCGAACCAGGTGGCGCTAAAGAGGATCATCACAGTCACGACCGCCACGAAGAGGTAGGCGCCGGCCTTAATTGGATTCTTCATAGCCTTGATCTGCTTATACTCTTCGTATTGCCGCCCGATGCCTTCCATTTTCGTGAGCAGCGATTCCGGCACATAGGCCTCGACGACTACGACGCCGGCCAGTTCACCCCGATTGTTCCCGGCCGCGACCGGCACCCCCGCCCGTACCAACCGGCCGGTCTGCGCCTCCTGCACCGACGTGAACTCCTGCTTCCCGTTGATGACCTGCAACACCAGCTGACTGACCGGAAGGTCCAACACGCCGGCGGGAATGTCCGCATCCAGCGCTTTGGTGAGCGTCTCCATTTTCGATGAAAACACTTCGATCCCCGCCACGCCGTATTCCATCCGCTTGCGGGCCATGGCCGCAATCAGCAGATCGCGCTGTTCGGACATCAGCATATCTTCGCGAAACAACTCCTGCCCGATCGCGCGCGCACTGTTGACGGCCAGCGCAATGTGTCCGGCATGTTGCATGCGGGCAACTTCATACGAATCCTTCATCACCCGATCGATCTGATCGCTGAACCAGACATCGACTGCTTTATTGACCAGCCCGCTCGCCACAATCGCCAGCAGAATCGTCGGGATCAGCGAGAATCCGATAAAGGCCGCGATCAGCTTCGTCCGAAACCCCGATCCGACCAGCCGGTGCCGCCGCTCGAAATAGGCTTTGATCAAGTTGCGCGAGAGCAACAGCGTCAGCACAACGAAGCCGATTAAGTCGAGATTCAACAGCAGCAGCACAAAAGCGTAGCTGGTCGTCGGCAAAAACGAATCGGCTTCGCCCCCGCCGGGCACCGCCATCTGCGAATAGTAGAACGTCAGCGCCAGACTGGGGATCAATAAGATGAGGACGAACCAGACCGGACGGAGCTGGGGCGCCTTGCGCTCGGGTTCGTTGGAACGAGGGGGCTTGCCGGAGGCGGCAGAACCGGAAGACTCGATGCCGGACACGCGACGTTCCGCCAAGCCCGGCCCCGCAGAGGACAATGAACGTGATGGCTGTTCCGAATCCGGCATGGGGACGACTACGCTCCTCGCCTCGTTGTACGAAGCACTGAGCCCACTATAACGGAATTGGCGAGCCGTCTCAAAAGCTCTGAACTGAGCGGATCCGTGGGAAACCGGTGAGTGCTGCCCCGTCGGAGCTATTTGCCGGACGAGAGGGAAACGTACTTCATGCGAAGCGCGTAGAGCATGTCCCGCAAGACCGCCTGCTCTTCCGAGGTGAGATTCCCTTTGGTTTTCTCTTCGAGCACGGAGAGCAAATCGACAATTTCTTTGGCTTGCGGAAGATTGACGGGAACGGCCTGTTGCTGAGGGTCAAGCTTTTCTCCCATCAGCATCAGCGAAGAAGAGCCTAGTGAAATGACGAAGGAAGAGAACGTGACGG harbors:
- a CDS encoding response regulator transcription factor; translation: MGEGKPTVLVVDDDGEMRSLLRDGLWSEGYVLREAGDGEEACHVILRAVPDLILTEIHLAAGGVDYINRLRAIVPHCPIVVMTAFGDEQVKAKVFRAGATRYFSKPVHLAELRSCVKQLLGAGSQQVF
- a CDS encoding PAS domain S-box protein — protein: MSPPLDTSTRLKAGAILLLTLSIFGLDLLTPLGWADWLLYFIPLVMTLQSLRDRDAYNFVAAVTLLTALGGYFSPRDIHPAVALMNRAFGLMIMWGVTWIIVRQRQVQSQLVGARAAQAQAEAGRKAAVAARELAEASATGAIHRESQAARELLLSSLRLDGIVQSAMDAIITSDERMQVLLFNEAAERMFQCPAREAIGQSVDKFLPARFRDAHRHHVEEFGRSRVTSRKMGQLGKVMGLRANGEEFPVEAAISHIVVEGKTLYTVILRDIAERLRAEEQLRGIEERSRLALEAGQLGAWEHDVATGLVQLDARAQAIYRCGTGVSLGTMIACVHPDDAHALQELMTSTHRPDAPDARFTSEYRMQYPDGEVRWMVVRAQAFFDGAGQGFRVTRVVGTTQDVTARKRVEHLIRQSEERYRRLVAVSPYGILVVRADRIIFANDQALKLFGAVKAEEIVGRSPFELFHPECHDAMRERAHALLGGSQVTPMVEERIVKQDGTPMDVEVSSAGFSDEEGPAILAMLRDISERKRLQERLRKTERIAELGTVASGMAHEIGTPMNVILGRAEYLMDRVTDETVKRGLQTIVAQVERITRVMNQLLAFARRKPSERGPLFLRDVIENSVEMFQERLVKSRVQVEMQLDEACPRVQADADQMNQVLINLIMNAIHAMPDGGQLRIGMVPADDMVKLTVADTGHGIPQAVIAKVFTPFFTTKEFGKGTGLGLTVVKGIIEEHHGSIVAESQEGQGTTFTILLPKSG
- a CDS encoding sigma-54-dependent transcriptional regulator, producing MTEEWGAVLVVDDDAEMRELVFDVLKDRGHQIATAGSGQEALKLLAGEDFAVVLTDLRMKGMLGTELLLEIKRLYPDIGVILMTAFGSVETAVEAMKRGASDYLTKPVKTEEIIRVVERAVRESALRREVSRLRKEVHKEYSFHHILGKSKAIQAVFDLIRRVADSPTNVLITGESGTGKELVAKAIHYNSDRKDAPFVPVNCAAIPEQLLESELFGHMRGAFTDAKSDKRGLFEEAQKGTLFLDEISELPIMLQAKILRAIQEKEIRRVGANKPIAVDVRIIAATNLHLAEEVKAKRFRDDLFYRLNVIEVVLPPLRDRREDIPILVEAFLKKCAEVRHKEVKGVSESALAMLMDYSWPGNVRELENVVERAVTLHRGEKIAPDDLPLAVQGARGDRRVLDEAAEKMLPLHEIEQEYIKKILDKTGGNKYQAAQALGIDRKTLYRKLGEIEEAKTHE
- the purN gene encoding phosphoribosylglycinamide formyltransferase — encoded protein: MSGKRTAPLRVAVLASGRGSNLQAIIDSIEANLVQATIVAVVSNKKDAVALERARKHGLKDLFVDPKPFAGQPDSREAYDRALLAILQQHDVELVLLAGYMKIVTAVLVNAYANRMMNIHPSLLPSFPGLDVQKKAIEWGCKLAGCTVHFVTEGVDEGPIILQAAVPILDDDSPETLAARILVQEHKLYPRAVQLFAEGRLRVEGRRVFIEQGKPVGEAVIGPS
- the purM gene encoding phosphoribosylformylglycinamidine cyclo-ligase, whose amino-acid sequence is MTTYRDSGVDIDAGDEFVDRIKPLVRSTFRPEVLTDLGGFGGLFRLQAKKYEDPVLVSGTDGVGTKLRVAFLMDQHDTIGIDLVAMCVNDIAVSGAEPLFFLDYFATGKLSVPKAQEVLKGIAEGCRQAGCALIGGETAEMPSMYGNGEYDLAGFAVGVVDRPKIIDGRSIAPGDVIIGLASSGLHSNGYSLARRVLFEQAKLTVTSRVPELTTTVGEALLVPTRIYAKQILALIQEYPIKGIAHITGGGITENLPRVFPAGVRARIHRDRWVVPPICSLISRLGSVERDEMYRVFNMGIGLILVVPAGSADAVIARAKALGDQGYVIGEIVAGTETDPQVEYVG
- a CDS encoding sigma-54-dependent transcriptional regulator — protein: MSASILIVDDEAAILTSLRSILEDEGYDVSVAGSGIEALKIYTTDPPDLMILDIWMPELDGLETLKRVKEFVPTAQVMMMSGHGSIETAVRAIKLGAYDYIEKPLSLENVTLRVKHALDQYRLEQENRTLKTKVQRKFELVGQSSVMQQLRQLIETAGPTNSRVLIGGENGTGKELVARAIHTHSARVEHPFVAVNCAAIPETLIESELFGHEKGSFTGATSMKRGQFEQADGGTLFLDEIADMSLNTQAKVLRALQEQQFTRVGGGKLMKVDVRVLAASNKDLEKEIAKGTFREDLYYRLNVVPIIVPPLRERREDIPALVRHFMKIHAEEQGLRIKEVTPEAMTVFQQYEWPGNIRELRNLIERLMIMVPGTVIDAPQAAMSLQGRGSSQSAAASAQGNSPLLTKSYDSLRDARNAFEKDYIGRKLREHHWNISRTAEDLQIERSHLHRKIKLLEVEMRPEV
- a CDS encoding sensor histidine kinase, with the protein product MPDSEQPSRSLSSAGPGLAERRVSGIESSGSAASGKPPRSNEPERKAPQLRPVWFVLILLIPSLALTFYYSQMAVPGGGEADSFLPTTSYAFVLLLLNLDLIGFVVLTLLLSRNLIKAYFERRHRLVGSGFRTKLIAAFIGFSLIPTILLAIVASGLVNKAVDVWFSDQIDRVMKDSYEVARMQHAGHIALAVNSARAIGQELFREDMLMSEQRDLLIAAMARKRMEYGVAGIEVFSSKMETLTKALDADIPAGVLDLPVSQLVLQVINGKQEFTSVQEAQTGRLVRAGVPVAAGNNRGELAGVVVVEAYVPESLLTKMEGIGRQYEEYKQIKAMKNPIKAGAYLFVAVVTVMILFSATWFGFYVARSITVPIQRLAEATEAVAQGDLSVKIDAKATDEIGTLIESFNRMTGDLQGSKFKLEDANRSLRQTNVELDRRRAYIETVVETIAAGLLSIDRNGIITTFNPSGERILGLSADRIRDRPANEVFKEFGLDVFQAVYDRMQADARDDWSLEGQVDVQGKPVKIRLNGSRMRDEANKDLGYVLIFDDLTELIKAQKVAAWQEVARRVAHEIKNPLTPIQLSAQRLRKKFFEKSPDFDKIFDEATNVIVTEVGSLKHMVDEFSKFARLPAPQMARQSLNEVIEEVLTLYRAAHKDIAFCVELDEDLPVLNFDREQLKRVCVNLFDNAIQAMNHTGRVWVSTKYDTKRKRAIVSVADEGIGITLEDQEKLFVPYFTRKKTGTGLGLAIVRRIITDHDGQIQASNNQPKGAVFTFDLPV
- a CDS encoding DUF1844 domain-containing protein — encoded protein: MAEEEGFVIRDRRGGSGETAANASGPRESSKPTVAPDSDIESHASAFPVTFSSFVISLGSSSLMLMGEKLDPQQQAVPVNLPQAKEIVDLLSVLEEKTKGNLTSEEQAVLRDMLYALRMKYVSLSSGK